A window of Candidatus Woesearchaeota archaeon B3_Woes genomic DNA:
AGTACTTTAAGCAGGGCATTTTGGTTGGGGAATAGGATGCTTTTACATGGTAGACCTTCAACTTTTGACGAAATAAAAGAAAAAATTGAAGAAGTAAAAGTGAAAGATGTTCAAAAAATGGCTCAAAATATTTTTACCAAAGATAAAATAAATTTATCTATTGTTGGCCCCTTTAAAAAAAAGGATAAGGAAGAATACAATTCTCTCCTGCAGAAATTATGTTAGTCGATAATGAATAGTAATTCGTACCACGTATCGAGTATCGCGTCAAAATACAGTAATAAGTGATATGTAATGAGTAATAAGTTTATGATCTTAAGTTTACAAAAACAGGTTACTTGTCACACATTACATATTACAAAACTTACTGGCTAACTGGTAAACCGGGTAACCGGCTCACTAACGTAATTGACAAATCGGGAATAAGGATACAATAACATGCCATTAAAATTAGGGATGGGAGATATTATTAGATTAAAGAAGAAACATCCTTGTGGAGGTTTCCATTGGGAAATTACCAGGACCGGTATTGATATTGGCTTAAAATGTCTTTGTTGTGGCAGAAAAGTGTTAGTTCCTCGGGTAAAATTAGAGAAGAAAATTAAAGAAATTATTCCCAGAGATTAAGAAAAAAAATGATATTTTTTAATTTTGTATCCCAAACCTTTTCTTTCTCTTTAACTTTTTACGCAATATCCAATACGATATACAAATTCACAGTTTTCAGTTTACGGTTTTCAGTTAATAGTTGCAAGATATAAATTCATCTAGTTAGTTATAGTTACCGGGCTAATTGGTTTGATATTAATTTATTAACTAGCTAACTAAATGGATACGCAATATGCGATACGAATATAAACTTGATATCGAAAATATCTGTGATATAATATAAATCGTTTTATATTTCTAATTTCCTTGCTCCTGAAAAATCTTTCAGGGGCTGATTAAACCGAAAGGAGGTGGTAACAGATGAGAAGTTATGAAGTAATGCTTGCCATAAATCCCCAGTTAGAAGACGAAGAGTTAGATTCCTTATTGACTAAATTCAAAAAGCTTATTACCGACGCAAAAGGAGAAATAACCAAAACAAATAAATGGGGCAAAAGGAAGTTAGCTTACGAAATTAAGGATTTTACAGAGGCGAATTATGTGGTCTTAAATTTTAATGTGGATGAAAAAATTATTTTAGAACTTGAAAGAGTTGTAAAGTTAGAAGAGAGAGTTATCAGATATTTATTGACCTTACAACATGAAGGAAAAAGTCAAAATAAGAACAGTTAATTAATTATTTAAACAAATACCGAAAAGAGAAGGTAGATTATTAAAGGAGGAAAAATATAAATTAATGGCACGATACGGTTTTTTTAGAAGACCACAAAGGAAAGTTTGTCTTTTTTGTAAAGAAAAAATATTAGCTGATTATAAGGATGTAGATTTATTAAGAAAATTTATTACTGAACAAGGTAAAATGCTGCCTCGTAGAGCAACCGGAAACTGCGCAAGACATCAACGTACACTGGCTATATCTATAAAAAGAGCAAGAGAAATAGGGCTTCTCCCTTATGTGGCGAAATAAGTAAATTAGTATATAGTATGTAGTATTTCGTATATCGTATTTCGTATATCGTTAGGATCTGAATGTTACGCGCCGGTTTATATTCTGGATTCTGACTACTGGCTCCTGACTTCTATTTTCTTCACGAGATACGAGATACGAATTTATTCTGTATCATGATTTCTATGCTCTTCACGGGATATAACTCACAACATAAAATATATAAGATGTGATTTTGATTTTACCATCTTAACTTTTTGTTTTTCACGATATACGATATACTATATACGAAAAAAGTTTTAAACTTTTTTAATACAAAGGAAGAGGCTTGTTTATTGACTGAACAAATTCCAACTAAATCAATAGTTGAGGGTGCATTTTTAGCCGCAATTACTGCCGTTTTATTTATTATTAGTATTTATATTCCCTTACTAGGTACACTGGTAAGTTTTTTGTGCCCTCTCCCGATTATAATTTTATGTTTACGCCATAGCATAAAGTTTGCTATTATCGCAACTTTTATATCAGGGATTTTGGTAACTATTTTAGCTGGTCCCCTGCAAGGGCTTATGGTGCTGTTAGGTTTTGGAATATTAGGGCTAACTTTAGGTTTTGGTATAAAAAAAGGATTATCTTTAACTGATATTATTATCATTGGAAGCATAGCTTCTCTTATTTCTAAAGGTTTAATCCTTTTAATCGGTTTTTGGGTTTTAGATCTCAACACCGTGTTATTTGACATAGAAGAAATAGATAAAATTATAACTCAATCTTTGAATTTTTATAGCAATATGGGACTATCTCCGGAACAATTAGCTTCCCTGAAAGATTCCCTAACTCAAACCATTAGTATTGTTAGAATAGCATTCCCGGGAATGATTATTCTTGCTTCAATTTTTGATACTATTTTAAATTACTGGGTAGCTCGCTTAATCTTAAGGAGATTTGGATATAA
This region includes:
- the rpsR gene encoding 30S ribosomal protein S18; this translates as MARYGFFRRPQRKVCLFCKEKILADYKDVDLLRKFITEQGKMLPRRATGNCARHQRTLAISIKRAREIGLLPYVAK
- a CDS encoding DUF951 domain-containing protein, yielding MPLKLGMGDIIRLKKKHPCGGFHWEITRTGIDIGLKCLCCGRKVLVPRVKLEKKIKEIIPRD
- a CDS encoding 30S ribosomal protein S6, which encodes MRSYEVMLAINPQLEDEELDSLLTKFKKLITDAKGEITKTNKWGKRKLAYEIKDFTEANYVVLNFNVDEKIILELERVVKLEERVIRYLLTLQHEGKSQNKNS